In Candidatus Binatia bacterium, one DNA window encodes the following:
- a CDS encoding DVUA0089 family protein has product MSQPFERARVVRVDALHGVAYALLPCLLLLAAAQPSRAQALDPDAVRAEAFKPKGAAAAAARVASATWPSAANPFLSFLPVGEKPDYAAWQAWLREQSAAKRRTDPAPRPTSLIAASESEPNDTRAEAAPIPGLGSGVGKDGAADLTGVISPPPAPTIVGPFAEDDGSIPLAAAVGVSSGKTVRVSGTIGDGPHGGGGSAKGDYDFFALGVLAAGDEILVDVDTGEPFCCLDSWVTVWDEAGNLVAFNDDDPRGGTFDSYLLYTVLAAGTYYVSIGAYQSPFPSDPFDSSTGNGVATEGTYEVTLGVNAIDRDHFLLELERGDVVAANLLGATGTRISLIDPDGAERVGTVFNLNFISPGPVPNGGTAGFAYVVETGGTYAVRVGGVEGAYTLELRVLRPAFERALTGTVQKLFIDFDGATLDRSIFGVPGGRVKLSPLASFLPSFGLTPADEDALIDVILATIEENLSSDMRVLSANGDYDASQIPGEFDVVLLNSRDHADPFGEPYVSRVIVGGTMAELGIFTIGIAQSIDPGNFAGEETGVVLLDLLSGPSFDPNSLNQFPLGPGASKIELVGRGIGNVAAHEAGHLFANFHTDQFNDVPNIMDQGGNLAGLVGVGPDFVFGTEDDVDVDFGADVYAPNEGLSGTEDTLNAVAFGLSTGTFDCPPVPLGSCRAAGATRLVISDKPNDRQDALTFSWTKGEATSFAELGDPLGGSFYRVCVYDAGGLVRRAAAPAGDLCKVRNCWKRTGSTSNPNGFVYRDTKVAPSGTNSVMLRAGATNKARVQWRARGVELEDGPLAVVPPVVVEVSANDSPVCFGQTFAASDITRNTSKELRAKAK; this is encoded by the coding sequence ATGAGCCAGCCGTTCGAGCGCGCACGTGTCGTGCGCGTCGATGCTTTGCACGGCGTCGCGTACGCCCTTCTCCCGTGTCTGCTGCTGCTCGCCGCGGCGCAGCCATCCCGCGCGCAGGCGCTCGACCCGGACGCGGTGCGTGCCGAGGCGTTCAAACCGAAGGGCGCGGCGGCCGCGGCGGCGCGGGTCGCCTCTGCGACGTGGCCGAGCGCGGCGAATCCCTTCCTGAGCTTCCTGCCCGTCGGCGAGAAGCCGGACTACGCCGCCTGGCAGGCGTGGCTGCGCGAGCAGAGCGCGGCGAAGCGCAGGACCGATCCTGCACCGCGGCCGACGAGCCTGATCGCCGCCAGCGAGTCCGAGCCGAACGACACGCGCGCCGAGGCGGCGCCGATCCCCGGGCTCGGCAGCGGGGTCGGCAAGGACGGCGCGGCGGACCTCACGGGCGTCATCTCGCCGCCGCCGGCGCCGACGATCGTCGGACCGTTCGCCGAGGACGACGGCTCGATCCCGCTCGCGGCGGCGGTCGGCGTGAGCAGCGGGAAGACGGTGCGGGTCAGTGGCACGATCGGCGACGGTCCGCACGGCGGCGGGGGCAGCGCCAAGGGCGACTACGACTTCTTCGCGCTCGGCGTGCTCGCGGCGGGCGACGAGATCCTGGTCGACGTCGACACCGGGGAGCCGTTCTGCTGCTTGGACTCGTGGGTGACGGTCTGGGACGAGGCCGGCAACCTCGTGGCCTTCAACGACGACGATCCGCGCGGCGGGACGTTCGACAGCTACCTGCTCTACACCGTGCTCGCGGCCGGGACGTACTACGTCTCGATCGGCGCCTACCAGTCGCCGTTTCCGAGCGACCCGTTCGATTCGTCGACCGGCAACGGCGTGGCGACCGAGGGGACGTACGAGGTCACGCTCGGGGTCAACGCCATCGACCGCGATCACTTCTTGCTCGAGCTCGAGCGGGGCGACGTCGTCGCGGCAAACCTGCTCGGGGCCACGGGGACGCGAATCAGCCTGATCGATCCGGACGGCGCCGAGCGCGTCGGCACGGTCTTCAACCTCAACTTCATCTCGCCGGGTCCGGTGCCCAACGGCGGGACCGCGGGCTTCGCGTACGTCGTCGAGACCGGCGGAACGTACGCGGTGCGCGTCGGCGGCGTCGAGGGCGCCTACACGCTCGAGCTGCGCGTCCTGCGACCGGCGTTCGAGCGCGCGCTCACCGGCACGGTGCAGAAGCTGTTCATCGACTTCGACGGCGCCACGCTCGATCGATCCATCTTCGGCGTGCCGGGAGGCAGGGTGAAGCTGTCGCCGCTCGCGAGCTTCCTCCCGAGCTTCGGCCTCACGCCCGCCGACGAGGACGCGCTGATCGACGTCATCCTCGCGACCATCGAGGAGAACCTGTCCTCCGACATGCGCGTCCTGAGCGCGAACGGCGACTACGACGCCTCGCAGATTCCCGGCGAGTTCGACGTCGTGCTGCTCAACAGCCGCGACCACGCCGATCCGTTCGGCGAGCCCTACGTGAGCCGCGTGATCGTCGGCGGCACGATGGCCGAGCTCGGGATCTTCACGATCGGCATCGCGCAGTCGATCGATCCCGGGAACTTCGCCGGCGAGGAGACCGGCGTCGTGCTGCTCGACCTGCTGAGCGGGCCGAGCTTCGACCCGAACTCGCTCAACCAGTTCCCGCTGGGACCCGGCGCGAGCAAGATCGAGCTCGTCGGGCGCGGGATCGGCAACGTCGCCGCGCACGAGGCGGGGCACCTGTTCGCGAACTTCCACACCGACCAGTTCAACGACGTCCCCAACATCATGGACCAGGGCGGCAATCTCGCCGGGCTCGTCGGCGTCGGCCCCGACTTCGTCTTCGGCACCGAGGACGACGTCGACGTCGACTTCGGTGCCGACGTCTACGCGCCGAACGAAGGCCTGAGCGGCACGGAGGACACGCTGAACGCGGTCGCCTTCGGTCTCTCGACCGGAACTTTCGATTGTCCGCCGGTACCGCTCGGGAGCTGCCGCGCGGCGGGCGCGACGAGGCTCGTGATCAGCGACAAGCCGAACGACCGGCAAGACGCGCTCACGTTCTCCTGGACGAAGGGCGAGGCCACGTCGTTCGCCGAGCTCGGCGATCCGCTGGGCGGCTCGTTCTACCGCGTCTGCGTGTACGACGCGGGCGGTCTCGTGCGCCGGGCCGCGGCGCCCGCGGGCGATCTGTGCAAGGTCCGCAACTGCTGGAAGCGGACGGGATCGACGAGCAACCCGAACGGCTTCGTGTACCGCGACACGAAGGTGGCGCCGAGCGGCACCAACTCGGTGATGCTGCGCGCCGGCGCGACGAACAAGGCGAGGGTGCAGTGGCGTGCGAGAGGCGTCGAGCTCGAGGACGGACCGCTCGCCGTGGTGCCTCCGGTCGTCGTCGAGGTGAGCGCGAACGACAGCCCGGTCTGCTTCGGGCAGACGTTCGCTGCGAGCGACATCACGCGCAACACGAGCAAGGAGCTGCGGGCCAAGGCCAAGTGA
- a CDS encoding tetratricopeptide repeat protein — protein MPPPSTPSYADLLTVDRSGEGFVARQLRESRTYPYLDRGNRLLAQGRNAEARVELEAYLERDPVDVKVRYQYGVLLASLGDAAGAARAMTQVLEQRPGFAPALLYRAEARRKLGDDAGALDDFLAAARGGELTNADRTRALDSAAVVAVQLGRNDVARRALAELEGSPRVPARDLMHAQVLADDGDVDGALALLARVAQSDASLEERREALSRASVLAAERGRLDEARKAGEEALALRPDDPVLLRRLAEIASRQGDDRAAVAYLERAARVEPSDDVLRAEVYAAQRAGETARAAELLRDVVTREPAGTEQAARDRASLAMLEAQLGRHGAAADLYLAAYRDGGGKDVSLLASAAREAAASGATARAIDLYEQAIAARSLPVRERARLAEELAYLKLKAGQRAGALQSLDLARRLGRDDWGIEQTRGDLLLAEGDAAGALAAFRAAQARRDEPRSALGAAYALVALGKPGLAVGEVERALDGTPPLSPSARRAALRTLGYLRAQLDQPAKAAEAWAAVLREEHDPELALKLAREQRLAGELADASATLASIDAGALPASSRAELLDERAALARAEAARLPDDDARADERTRLLRAAASDLEQANALAPTADREYRLGLAYLDLGEPERAIPPLERSLKQGFVASHAATLGYAYQDVGRIDDAGNEFARALEADPDLLPLYEDLGNIRVKQARNADAIRLYEQAIDAAPLYPSGDAAEREDVEQRRLRMRRQVSELSRQFSLLAYTSICFGTNNCEIGSTAPLSAGASKSQGGVELAVRPPVVGYRDGRVFEVISRLLFEQEVNSIEPRWDTSVVTLGVRYKPLRTVDGYLSAERLFGVGDDARDNVLLRGTWGWQRGYAMQPGVPHWWYTTLYADVARTMESPQDWFFYTEARHGMTFNPGANDTMLTPHLYARGRFQTGDGEDFNEVDLGLGVVLRWLFREDRYHDFQSSAELLPRIGYDVVNSDGRDLTVSLTAIVRF, from the coding sequence GTGCCCCCGCCTTCCACGCCGTCGTACGCCGACCTGCTGACGGTCGACCGCTCCGGCGAGGGCTTCGTCGCGCGTCAGCTGCGCGAGAGCCGGACGTACCCCTACCTCGACCGCGGCAACCGCCTGCTCGCGCAGGGCCGCAACGCGGAGGCGCGCGTCGAGCTCGAGGCCTACCTCGAGCGCGACCCGGTGGACGTCAAGGTGCGCTACCAGTACGGCGTGCTGCTCGCGTCGCTCGGCGACGCTGCGGGCGCGGCGCGCGCGATGACGCAGGTCCTCGAGCAGCGTCCGGGCTTCGCGCCTGCGCTGCTCTATCGTGCCGAGGCACGGCGCAAGCTCGGCGACGACGCGGGCGCGCTCGACGACTTCCTCGCCGCGGCGCGCGGCGGCGAGCTGACGAATGCCGACCGCACGCGGGCGCTCGACTCGGCGGCGGTGGTCGCCGTCCAGCTCGGCAGGAACGACGTCGCGCGGCGCGCGCTCGCGGAGCTCGAGGGCTCGCCGCGCGTTCCGGCGCGCGACCTGATGCACGCGCAGGTCCTCGCGGACGACGGCGACGTCGACGGCGCGCTGGCCCTGCTCGCGCGCGTCGCGCAGAGCGACGCTTCGCTGGAAGAACGGCGCGAGGCGCTGTCGCGCGCTTCGGTGCTGGCCGCGGAGCGCGGCCGGCTCGACGAGGCGCGGAAGGCGGGGGAAGAAGCGCTCGCGCTTCGCCCCGACGATCCGGTGCTGCTCCGCAGGCTCGCCGAGATCGCGAGCCGTCAGGGCGACGACCGCGCGGCGGTCGCGTACCTCGAGCGCGCGGCGCGCGTCGAACCGTCGGACGACGTGCTGCGCGCGGAGGTGTACGCGGCGCAGCGCGCCGGCGAGACCGCGCGCGCGGCCGAGCTGCTGCGCGACGTCGTCACGCGCGAGCCCGCGGGCACCGAGCAGGCGGCGCGCGACCGCGCGAGCCTCGCGATGCTCGAGGCGCAGCTCGGCCGGCACGGCGCCGCCGCGGATCTCTACCTCGCGGCCTACCGCGACGGCGGAGGCAAGGACGTGAGCCTGCTCGCGAGCGCCGCACGGGAGGCCGCCGCGAGCGGCGCGACCGCACGCGCGATCGATCTCTACGAGCAGGCGATCGCGGCGCGCTCGCTGCCGGTGCGCGAGCGCGCGCGCCTCGCCGAGGAGCTCGCGTACTTGAAGCTCAAGGCGGGCCAGCGCGCGGGGGCGCTGCAGAGCTTGGACCTCGCGCGACGGCTCGGCCGCGATGATTGGGGCATCGAGCAGACGCGCGGCGACCTGCTGCTCGCCGAGGGCGACGCGGCGGGCGCGCTCGCCGCGTTCCGCGCGGCGCAGGCGCGGCGCGACGAGCCGCGCAGCGCGCTGGGTGCCGCGTACGCGCTGGTCGCGCTGGGCAAGCCGGGGCTCGCGGTCGGCGAGGTCGAGCGCGCGCTCGACGGCACGCCGCCGCTGTCACCGTCTGCGCGCCGCGCCGCGCTGCGGACCCTCGGCTACCTCCGCGCGCAGCTCGACCAGCCGGCGAAGGCGGCGGAGGCGTGGGCCGCGGTGCTGCGCGAGGAGCACGATCCGGAGCTCGCGCTGAAGCTCGCGCGCGAGCAGCGTCTCGCGGGCGAGCTCGCGGATGCGAGCGCGACGCTCGCGTCCATCGACGCGGGCGCGCTGCCCGCGTCGTCGCGCGCCGAGCTGCTCGACGAGCGCGCGGCGCTCGCGCGCGCCGAAGCCGCGCGTCTGCCGGACGACGACGCGCGCGCAGACGAGCGCACGCGCCTCTTGCGCGCCGCGGCCTCCGACCTCGAGCAGGCGAACGCGCTCGCGCCCACCGCCGACCGCGAGTACCGTCTCGGTCTCGCGTACCTGGATCTCGGCGAGCCGGAGCGCGCGATCCCGCCGCTCGAGCGCTCGCTCAAGCAGGGCTTCGTCGCGAGCCACGCGGCGACGCTCGGCTACGCCTACCAGGACGTCGGCCGCATCGACGACGCGGGCAACGAGTTCGCGCGCGCGCTCGAGGCCGATCCCGACCTGCTGCCGCTCTACGAGGACCTGGGCAACATCCGCGTCAAGCAAGCGCGCAACGCCGACGCGATCCGGCTCTACGAGCAGGCGATCGACGCGGCGCCGCTCTATCCGTCGGGCGACGCCGCCGAGCGCGAGGACGTCGAGCAGCGCCGGCTGCGCATGCGACGTCAGGTGAGCGAGCTCTCGCGGCAGTTCTCGCTGCTCGCCTACACCTCGATCTGCTTCGGGACGAACAACTGCGAGATCGGCTCCACCGCGCCGCTGTCGGCGGGCGCCAGCAAGTCGCAGGGCGGCGTCGAGCTCGCCGTGCGGCCACCGGTCGTCGGCTACCGCGACGGACGCGTCTTCGAGGTGATCTCGCGCCTGCTCTTCGAGCAGGAGGTGAACTCGATCGAGCCGCGCTGGGACACGTCGGTGGTGACGCTCGGCGTGCGCTACAAGCCGCTGCGCACCGTCGACGGGTACTTGAGCGCCGAGCGCCTGTTCGGCGTCGGCGACGACGCGCGCGACAACGTCCTGCTGCGCGGCACCTGGGGCTGGCAGCGCGGCTACGCGATGCAGCCCGGCGTGCCGCACTGGTGGTACACGACGCTCTACGCCGACGTTGCGCGCACCATGGAGAGCCCGCAGGACTGGTTCTTCTACACCGAGGCGCGCCACGGCATGACCTTCAACCCGGGCGCGAACGACACCATGCTGACGCCGCACCTCTACGCGCGCGGACGCTTCCAGACCGGCGACGGCGAGGACTTCAACGAGGTCGACCTGGGTCTCGGCGTCGTGCTGCGCTGGCTGTTCCGCGAGGACCGCTACCACGACTTCCAGTCGAGCGCGGAGCTGCTGCCGCGCATCGGCTACGACGTCGTCAACTCCGACGGACGCGATCTGACGGTGTCGCTCACCGCGATCGTGCGCTTCTGA
- a CDS encoding DUF4434 domain-containing protein: protein MKKGIVLVALMLASALLSLLDVLDAPAAALAAEREARAGASETARCADVAALDGTFVQLTTAAATRPREEWERLFADLAALGIEEIFLQWTSADGVAFYEASAASNASGADDAACGSDAPSTGGAAGASDQLAARHAVGTPGGAVDLVLELAERHGQRVWLGLAHDAGWWAGIDRARPANEVEVFLARRRLANLAVARALAARAARTPAFAGWYVPDEVDDKNWLGEERGSLLATYLTQLADGLRELVPGAPVAVSGFAQGWATPEQLAHLWSAAASRAGLSLVLLQDGVGVRKLTLEDLEVYLPPLRAALAGTTARLGVVVELFTERTGEGGAEAKTFVAVPAPLERIERQLAVARRFATGPLVAFSAPDYMSPFGGAEAERLFEDYRALRERCASSR from the coding sequence GTGAAGAAAGGGATCGTGCTCGTCGCGCTGATGCTCGCGTCGGCGTTGCTGTCGTTGCTTGACGTACTCGACGCGCCGGCGGCGGCGCTCGCGGCGGAACGCGAAGCCCGCGCGGGGGCGAGCGAGACGGCGCGCTGCGCCGACGTCGCCGCGCTCGACGGCACCTTCGTGCAGCTCACCACCGCGGCGGCGACGCGTCCGCGCGAGGAGTGGGAGCGGCTGTTCGCGGATCTCGCCGCGCTCGGCATCGAGGAGATCTTCCTGCAGTGGACGAGCGCCGACGGCGTCGCGTTCTACGAGGCGTCGGCCGCGAGCAACGCGTCCGGCGCGGACGACGCCGCCTGCGGCTCCGACGCGCCGAGCACCGGCGGCGCCGCCGGCGCGAGCGACCAGCTCGCTGCGCGACACGCGGTCGGCACGCCCGGCGGCGCCGTCGACCTCGTGCTCGAGCTCGCCGAGCGGCACGGACAGCGCGTCTGGCTCGGGCTCGCGCACGACGCGGGCTGGTGGGCCGGCATCGATCGCGCGCGTCCGGCGAACGAGGTCGAGGTGTTCCTCGCGCGGCGCCGGCTCGCGAACCTGGCGGTCGCGCGCGCGCTCGCCGCGCGCGCGGCGCGGACGCCGGCGTTCGCCGGCTGGTACGTCCCCGACGAGGTCGACGACAAGAACTGGCTCGGCGAGGAGCGCGGGTCGCTGCTCGCGACGTACTTGACGCAGCTCGCGGACGGGCTGCGCGAGCTCGTGCCGGGCGCGCCGGTCGCGGTGTCGGGCTTCGCGCAGGGCTGGGCGACGCCGGAGCAGCTCGCGCACCTGTGGTCGGCGGCGGCGAGCCGCGCCGGTCTGTCGCTGGTGCTGCTGCAGGACGGTGTGGGCGTCCGCAAGCTGACGCTCGAGGACCTCGAGGTCTACCTGCCGCCGCTGCGCGCGGCGCTCGCCGGCACGACGGCGCGCCTCGGCGTCGTCGTCGAGCTCTTCACCGAGCGCACGGGCGAGGGTGGCGCCGAAGCGAAGACGTTCGTCGCGGTGCCGGCGCCGCTCGAGCGCATCGAGCGCCAGCTCGCGGTCGCGCGTCGCTTCGCGACGGGTCCGCTCGTCGCCTTCAGCGCGCCGGACTACATGAGCCCGTTCGGCGGCGCGGAAGCGGAGCGGCTCTTCGAGGACTACCGCGCGCTGCGCGAGCGCTGCGCGTCGTCGCGCTGA